In Pajaroellobacter abortibovis, the following are encoded in one genomic region:
- a CDS encoding NADH-quinone oxidoreductase subunit D produces the protein MESLDLDVDGNPLELPIEPMRLNIGPSHPAMHGTVRIVVELEGEIITKADVQIGYLHRGFEKMCERGTWCQVFPYADRLNYVSPMLNNVGYALAVEKLCNICVPERCQWYRMILSELARISDHLTCNGAVAMELGAFTPFLWFMKGREIVWDVLEEETGARLTHSFGRIGGMAKPPTAAFKEMCQLGLPKVLALVEEGEKLLLRNRIFLDRLESVGSISQEDAVSLGWTGPCLRSTGLAYDVRKTHPYLKYDEIDFEVPVGTKGDNLDRFLVRLEEIRQSARIIQQCIERMSNEGPVCVEDPQFVYPPKDLVYTTIEATIQHFKIVMEGVKIPAGEVYSYTEGGNGELGFYLVSDGTGTPYRVRIRPPCFSIVGGLGQLITGHLLSDVVPTFGSLNMIGGECDH, from the coding sequence ATGGAATCTCTTGATCTTGATGTGGATGGAAACCCCCTTGAGCTCCCTATCGAGCCTATGCGTCTCAATATAGGTCCATCCCACCCGGCGATGCACGGGACAGTGCGGATTGTGGTTGAGCTCGAAGGAGAAATCATTACCAAAGCGGACGTGCAGATCGGCTATCTGCACCGTGGATTTGAAAAGATGTGTGAGCGGGGAACATGGTGTCAAGTCTTCCCTTATGCGGATAGATTGAATTATGTCTCCCCGATGCTCAACAATGTTGGGTATGCACTTGCTGTCGAAAAGCTCTGCAATATTTGTGTTCCTGAGCGATGTCAGTGGTACCGTATGATTTTAAGCGAGTTGGCTCGGATCAGCGATCACCTCACATGTAATGGGGCTGTCGCGATGGAGCTAGGTGCGTTCACTCCCTTTCTGTGGTTCATGAAAGGTCGAGAAATCGTATGGGATGTTCTCGAAGAAGAGACTGGTGCTCGGCTCACGCACTCTTTTGGTCGCATTGGGGGGATGGCTAAACCGCCTACTGCTGCTTTTAAAGAGATGTGTCAACTCGGTTTGCCTAAAGTGTTGGCTCTTGTAGAGGAAGGGGAAAAGCTGCTACTCAGAAACAGGATCTTTTTAGACCGGCTGGAAAGTGTGGGGTCCATTTCGCAAGAAGATGCTGTCTCCTTGGGCTGGACGGGCCCTTGTTTGCGATCTACAGGGCTAGCTTATGACGTTCGAAAAACACATCCTTATCTCAAATACGATGAAATTGATTTTGAAGTTCCTGTCGGTACGAAAGGAGATAATCTGGACCGATTTCTCGTGCGCCTCGAAGAGATTCGGCAATCGGCTCGGATCATTCAGCAATGTATAGAACGGATGTCCAATGAAGGGCCCGTCTGTGTAGAGGACCCTCAGTTTGTATATCCTCCCAAAGATTTGGTGTACACGACGATCGAAGCAACGATCCAACACTTTAAGATTGTGATGGAAGGGGTGAAAATCCCTGCAGGCGAAGTCTATTCTTATACAGAGGGGGGGAATGGAGAGCTCGGATTCTACTTGGTTTCGGATGGAACAGGCACCCCTTATCGCGTTCGCATTCGACCCCCTTGTTTTTCGATCGTCGGAGGACTGGGCCAATTGATCACAGGGCACCTCTTGAGTGATGTGGTCCCTACATTTGGTTCGCTCAATATGATAGGAGGGGAATGCGATCATTAA
- a CDS encoding NADH-quinone oxidoreductase subunit C — MSVQVLEKLKAQFGSAIVKTNSALGDDTAWVEAAQWKLIAAYLRSDPELLFDFFVDLCAVDYPNRLPRFEVVLHLYSHPKKHRVCIKTAVGGVDGEGAVLDSLVPIWKAANWLEREVYDMMGVVFQGHPDLRRILMYPEFVGYPLRKDYPADRTQPLVAYRTEEEAGVPLNKLPPFGPDEGMSFSRKVWNTSLNDEKER; from the coding sequence ATGAGTGTTCAAGTTCTCGAAAAATTAAAGGCTCAATTTGGCTCTGCTATTGTAAAAACGAACAGTGCATTAGGTGATGACACAGCTTGGGTGGAAGCTGCGCAGTGGAAGCTGATCGCTGCCTACTTGCGCTCTGATCCAGAGCTTCTTTTCGATTTTTTTGTCGACCTCTGCGCAGTCGACTATCCGAATAGGTTGCCTCGATTCGAAGTTGTGCTGCATCTCTATTCCCATCCAAAAAAACATCGCGTTTGCATCAAGACAGCGGTAGGTGGTGTGGATGGAGAAGGGGCAGTGCTCGATTCGCTCGTCCCCATTTGGAAGGCGGCTAATTGGTTGGAAAGAGAAGTCTATGACATGATGGGTGTTGTATTTCAAGGGCACCCGGATTTACGTAGAATCTTGATGTATCCTGAATTTGTGGGATATCCGCTTCGCAAAGATTACCCGGCGGATAGAACGCAACCGCTGGTTGCTTATCGTACGGAAGAAGAAGCAGGCGTCCCTCTCAACAAACTACCTCCTTTTGGTCCCGATGAGGGGATGAGTTTTAGTCGTAAGGTGTGGAACACTTCTCTTAATGATGAAAAAGAAAGATAG
- a CDS encoding tetratricopeptide repeat protein: MQEFEEASPLSSSPYVIDLAMVMEAEAAAARSEWSQIILLLGAWPVPLIHYWRTPEGKALAPQSRLWIARGLELLGLAHAVLGEWIEAGDILRLATKYVHQGPAAASIFATLGRIQFNSGREGEAIGYFRRALALGFEAQQILPLLAQSFFLRKCYVAAIACLEQAVQVGVPRDSLNSLFARVEKRLGAPLREWRKGVQRSVPPPPPLPMNKK; this comes from the coding sequence ATGCAAGAATTTGAGGAAGCTTCGCCCCTATCTTCATCTCCTTATGTGATCGATCTCGCTATGGTCATGGAAGCAGAAGCTGCCGCTGCTCGCTCAGAATGGAGTCAGATTATCCTTTTGCTTGGAGCGTGGCCTGTCCCTCTCATTCATTATTGGCGCACTCCTGAAGGAAAGGCCTTAGCTCCTCAGTCTCGTTTGTGGATCGCGCGTGGTCTTGAATTGTTAGGATTGGCGCACGCTGTATTAGGGGAATGGATAGAAGCGGGAGATATCCTGCGATTGGCGACAAAATATGTTCACCAGGGTCCTGCAGCAGCATCGATTTTTGCTACGTTGGGTCGAATTCAGTTCAATAGTGGTCGAGAAGGGGAAGCGATAGGGTACTTTCGGAGGGCTCTCGCATTGGGGTTTGAGGCGCAGCAGATTCTTCCATTGCTTGCGCAGTCTTTCTTTCTGCGTAAGTGCTATGTAGCGGCTATTGCGTGTCTGGAACAGGCTGTACAGGTAGGGGTTCCTCGGGATAGCTTGAACAGTTTATTCGCCAGGGTGGAAAAGAGATTGGGAGCTCCTCTTCGAGAGTGGAGAAAAGGGGTACAGCGGTCTGTCCCTCCCCCACCGCCTCTCCCAATGAATAAAAAATGA
- a CDS encoding NADH-quinone oxidoreductase subunit A, with the protein MHAMYAPIFLLLFISLTIAALFFLGASILGKKKTTPEKMLPFECGSESTGANHVRLQVKFYLTALLFVVFDVEAVFIYPWAVEFRSLGWIGFSSMVAFLSVMLVVLIYVWRKGALEWES; encoded by the coding sequence ATGCACGCGATGTATGCTCCTATCTTTTTGCTTTTGTTCATTTCTCTGACGATTGCAGCGCTGTTTTTTCTAGGTGCTAGTATACTTGGTAAAAAGAAGACGACACCGGAGAAAATGCTCCCTTTCGAGTGTGGATCGGAGAGCACAGGGGCAAATCATGTGAGGCTTCAGGTTAAATTCTACCTGACGGCCCTTTTATTCGTGGTGTTTGATGTTGAGGCTGTGTTCATTTACCCCTGGGCGGTTGAATTTCGTTCACTGGGGTGGATAGGATTTAGCTCGATGGTCGCTTTTCTAAGCGTTATGCTTGTGGTTTTGATATATGTGTGGAGAAAGGGAGCTCTCGAATGGGAGAGTTAA
- a CDS encoding serine/threonine-protein kinase, with translation MTSHLKPDYQQNDVITRRVVIGQQIKEYKYTIIRLIGMGGMGQVYEVFDSELQRICVLKSLHSYLNVGGAFAEQLTKEAQILAQLSHPNIVNVFNIGITEDKLSLPYYVMEKLQGQSLQKLLNQYTKEGKTLPLPYCYEIAIALLEALSKAHTHSPSFLHRDVKPSNIFIHDPGNGRGITKLVDFGLAIPWQPSQSNSQSGFIGTYAYASPEQKEGKPLTPLSDLYSAGLVLYEIITGHLPSLPCSDLMDSRPSIPQELDNLIHSALHPDLEQRPKSAQAFAEALRTLQKQKRYIALDSKIFIPSEPHRETGGENNTLPNLLSLLHSSSREQSFAPFPLQFKRERKRFLIFPSVSHFWMGIAFFMMGISIITLALFLIQPRGPSRPEPVGTSEQKENTPPTSASSPTLTTDTSKPVERKGVDEPSNLPRSTLQISPPPNKAHARSPSKERVKPSHSRKKRHKIESPDLD, from the coding sequence GTGACATCTCACCTCAAACCCGATTATCAGCAGAACGATGTCATCACTCGCCGAGTAGTAATCGGGCAGCAGATCAAAGAATACAAATACACCATTATTAGGCTAATCGGCATGGGAGGAATGGGGCAGGTCTACGAGGTATTTGATTCTGAACTACAACGGATCTGCGTACTCAAATCCCTTCACTCCTATCTAAATGTAGGGGGGGCTTTCGCAGAACAGCTCACAAAGGAAGCTCAGATCCTAGCGCAGCTGTCTCATCCGAATATCGTTAATGTGTTTAACATCGGCATCACAGAAGACAAGCTCAGTTTACCTTATTACGTAATGGAAAAACTTCAGGGACAAAGCCTTCAAAAGCTTTTAAACCAATACACAAAAGAGGGGAAAACACTCCCTCTCCCGTACTGCTACGAAATTGCGATCGCCCTTCTCGAAGCGCTCTCCAAAGCTCATACCCACTCACCCTCTTTTCTCCATCGGGATGTCAAACCGAGCAATATATTTATTCATGATCCAGGAAATGGAAGAGGGATCACCAAGCTGGTTGACTTCGGGCTAGCCATCCCTTGGCAACCCTCACAGTCAAATTCACAAAGTGGATTTATAGGAACCTATGCCTACGCATCTCCAGAACAGAAGGAAGGGAAACCCCTCACCCCACTATCCGATCTCTATTCCGCTGGGCTAGTCCTCTATGAAATAATCACCGGCCACTTGCCATCTCTACCCTGTTCAGATTTAATGGACTCTCGTCCGTCCATACCACAAGAACTGGACAACTTAATTCACTCTGCTCTTCATCCCGATCTCGAGCAGCGCCCTAAAAGCGCCCAAGCTTTTGCAGAAGCGCTTCGCACTTTGCAGAAACAAAAGCGCTATATCGCGTTAGATAGCAAGATCTTCATCCCATCAGAACCACATCGCGAGACAGGAGGTGAAAACAACACTCTCCCTAATCTGCTCTCGCTGCTTCATTCAAGCAGTCGCGAACAGAGCTTCGCTCCCTTTCCCCTTCAGTTCAAGAGAGAAAGAAAGCGGTTTTTAATCTTCCCTTCCGTCTCCCATTTTTGGATGGGGATCGCATTTTTTATGATGGGAATTTCTATCATTACGCTCGCGCTCTTTCTGATACAGCCCAGGGGCCCATCGAGACCAGAACCAGTAGGCACTTCGGAACAAAAGGAAAACACTCCCCCCACCTCTGCTTCCTCTCCAACCCTTACCACAGATACCAGCAAGCCAGTGGAGCGGAAGGGAGTAGACGAACCATCGAACTTGCCCCGATCGACCCTGCAAATTTCTCCGCCTCCGAACAAAGCTCACGCCCGTTCTCCATCCAAAGAACGAGTCAAACCATCTCATTCCAGAAAGAAACGGCACAAAATCGAAAGCCCCGACTTGGATTAG
- a CDS encoding NADH-quinone oxidoreductase subunit B, which translates to MGELISLQGDQTGFATTRLDSILQWARKYSLFQYPFVTACCGMEFMATAGPRFDVARFGAEVPRFSPRQADLLWVVGTISQRQAPVLRRIYEQMMDPKWVLAFGTCASCGGFYDNYTTVPGIDKIIPCDVYVPGCPPRPEAVLDGLLLLQDKISRGDCTPGIVKPRQDPVLTPLRKQHESARFALLRKEE; encoded by the coding sequence ATGGGAGAGTTAATATCACTTCAGGGCGATCAAACTGGTTTTGCAACGACCCGGTTGGATTCCATTTTGCAGTGGGCTCGTAAATATTCGCTTTTTCAATATCCATTCGTGACAGCTTGCTGTGGGATGGAATTTATGGCGACAGCGGGTCCTCGTTTCGATGTGGCCCGTTTCGGTGCGGAAGTGCCCCGTTTTTCGCCCAGGCAGGCGGATCTCCTGTGGGTTGTGGGGACGATTAGCCAGCGTCAAGCCCCTGTTTTGCGCCGTATCTATGAGCAAATGATGGACCCCAAATGGGTACTTGCATTCGGGACGTGCGCGAGCTGCGGTGGATTTTATGACAACTATACGACTGTCCCAGGGATCGATAAAATTATCCCGTGTGATGTCTATGTCCCAGGGTGTCCCCCTAGGCCAGAGGCGGTGTTGGATGGTCTTCTGCTTCTGCAGGATAAAATTTCACGTGGGGATTGTACTCCAGGAATTGTAAAACCTCGTCAAGATCCTGTATTAACCCCTCTCCGCAAACAACACGAAAGTGCTCGTTTTGCTCTCCTTAGGAAAGAGGAATAA
- a CDS encoding molybdopterin-dependent oxidoreductase: MGQTHMPTFQLDGTSIPFEPGETIIKAAYRQGIEIPHYCWHPGLSVAANCRMCLVEVVPPPGQRPIMLDVLEWDSHLNEYVPRVKLKLQPACQLTAAEGMEIRSETSPYVATARKGVQEFLLLNHPVDCPICDQSGECKLQDYWLEYGRFQKRMRDEPIHKPKAVVFGPTIVYDAERCVMCTRCIRFMDEIAKDHVLDMRQRGNLNEITVASGRQLDGRYTFMTEYVCPVGALTTKDFRFKARVWFLRSAESICQGCATGCNAYLDYDPRSNRIYRYRPRPNEEVNQYWMCDNGMLSYQRAHQERVLKAHVQGTATSIEQALDFIQKQVDEKTLGSMGILFSAQHSLEDNWALFQLGALLCGSTRLYMTGMGEGYEDDILIHRDKNSNTQGVLHLVPDVKLFSELLEHVRSGLVTGVLALGGATPGERATDAAVLRSLSFLVTVAAHQGALVDAAHVVLPAVSWAEADGTYVNAQGLHQVSKKAIKPAGDTQPGWQLLAKLAHRLGFEVDWSSLRAGYSLSSHGRSNSSFPASQASPVSS, encoded by the coding sequence ATGGGACAAACGCATATGCCAACTTTTCAGCTTGACGGGACCTCTATCCCTTTTGAGCCAGGTGAAACGATTATTAAGGCTGCTTACCGGCAAGGTATTGAAATTCCTCACTATTGTTGGCATCCAGGCCTGTCCGTTGCTGCCAATTGCCGCATGTGTTTGGTGGAAGTTGTGCCACCACCTGGACAGCGACCTATCATGTTGGATGTTCTTGAGTGGGATTCTCACCTTAACGAGTATGTCCCACGCGTCAAACTGAAGCTTCAACCGGCCTGCCAGTTGACGGCAGCAGAGGGGATGGAGATTCGTTCAGAGACGAGCCCTTATGTGGCGACAGCGCGCAAAGGGGTTCAGGAATTCCTCCTGCTCAATCATCCTGTGGATTGCCCTATTTGCGATCAATCGGGAGAGTGTAAACTGCAGGATTATTGGTTAGAATACGGTCGCTTTCAAAAACGGATGCGCGATGAGCCTATCCATAAGCCTAAAGCGGTGGTGTTTGGTCCTACAATCGTGTACGATGCGGAGCGATGTGTGATGTGCACTCGTTGCATTCGCTTCATGGATGAAATCGCTAAAGACCATGTGCTTGATATGCGGCAACGCGGTAATCTCAATGAAATTACCGTCGCATCAGGTCGGCAGTTAGATGGTCGATACACGTTTATGACTGAGTATGTTTGCCCTGTTGGTGCGCTCACGACCAAAGATTTTCGTTTTAAAGCGCGCGTCTGGTTTTTACGTAGCGCGGAAAGTATTTGCCAAGGGTGTGCGACAGGATGCAATGCATATTTAGATTACGACCCGCGTTCCAACCGAATCTATCGCTATCGCCCTCGCCCAAACGAAGAGGTCAACCAATACTGGATGTGTGATAATGGGATGCTTTCCTACCAGCGCGCGCACCAGGAGCGTGTTCTCAAAGCACATGTGCAAGGGACGGCGACTTCTATAGAGCAAGCGCTTGACTTTATTCAAAAGCAGGTTGATGAGAAAACACTCGGTTCCATGGGGATACTTTTTTCGGCTCAGCATTCCTTGGAGGATAACTGGGCTCTCTTCCAATTAGGGGCTCTCCTCTGTGGTTCTACCAGGCTGTACATGACGGGGATGGGGGAGGGATATGAGGACGATATCTTGATCCACCGGGATAAAAACTCAAACACGCAAGGAGTACTTCACCTCGTTCCTGACGTAAAACTTTTTTCGGAGCTTCTGGAGCACGTGCGCTCTGGCTTGGTCACAGGCGTTTTGGCATTGGGGGGGGCTACGCCTGGGGAGCGTGCAACGGATGCGGCTGTTCTCCGATCCCTCTCTTTTCTCGTGACGGTAGCTGCTCATCAAGGGGCCCTCGTCGACGCGGCTCATGTGGTTCTACCTGCTGTCTCGTGGGCGGAAGCGGATGGCACTTACGTCAATGCGCAGGGGCTGCATCAGGTATCGAAGAAGGCCATTAAGCCGGCAGGCGATACTCAGCCAGGATGGCAATTATTGGCTAAATTGGCACATCGTCTAGGGTTTGAAGTGGATTGGTCCTCTCTGCGAGCAGGGTATTCTCTTTCCTCTCATGGGCGATCGAATTCATCCTTTCCTGCTTCTCAGGCCTCTCCCGTTTCTTCGTAA
- the nuoH gene encoding NADH-quinone oxidoreductase subunit NuoH, whose product MTIAEWIATILKIAVMVNFLLAVGGVLTWLDRRQSAMIHDRIGPNRAMIKLFGTEWRLAGLLHTVADGIKFFFKEDFIPPKADRLLFGLAPILVMVAVLGLVGVIPFGDTISVSSLWQMGADGHLFFPSVPRYGVHPEHGGWVIPLQISTLNIGVLYMFALAGQGIVGAAIAGWSSDNKFSLLGALRAASQMISYEVVLGMSLVGTMMIYGTTRLEDMVRWQGENTWGIFIQPVSFFIFFVASVAESKRIPFDLPEAESELVSGYFTEYSGMKFGMFYFAEYMEIVTSSMLLVAIFLGGWQLPFLHPDGVTISFGNSVWFHRELPHLCVIVLGVVAFFVKVLAVCWMQAFIRWSLPRFRYDQLMKLCWKRLLPISLANIFVTGVLYFLVQAGGDACASFLKLVADWSQAAIVLGVWIAFVEAFIGFFKPKKKSEWNPMGSSARQVAALGGLLNR is encoded by the coding sequence ATGACGATCGCTGAGTGGATAGCTACGATTCTCAAAATCGCAGTCATGGTTAATTTCCTTCTTGCGGTAGGGGGGGTGCTCACGTGGTTGGATCGGCGCCAAAGCGCGATGATCCACGATCGAATCGGTCCCAATCGAGCTATGATCAAATTGTTTGGCACAGAGTGGAGATTGGCAGGCCTGCTGCATACTGTAGCGGATGGGATCAAGTTCTTTTTTAAAGAAGACTTTATACCTCCCAAAGCGGATAGGCTTTTATTCGGTCTCGCACCGATTCTTGTGATGGTTGCTGTGCTCGGGTTAGTGGGGGTTATCCCCTTTGGAGATACGATTTCTGTCTCTTCTCTCTGGCAGATGGGGGCAGATGGACATCTCTTTTTCCCTTCTGTACCTCGCTATGGAGTTCATCCAGAGCATGGGGGATGGGTGATCCCACTCCAAATTTCCACTTTGAACATCGGCGTTCTCTATATGTTTGCATTGGCTGGGCAGGGGATTGTGGGGGCTGCGATTGCAGGATGGAGTAGTGATAATAAGTTCTCTCTGTTGGGAGCTCTGCGTGCAGCCAGTCAGATGATCAGCTACGAAGTTGTTTTGGGGATGTCTCTTGTAGGTACCATGATGATCTATGGGACTACTCGCTTAGAGGATATGGTGAGATGGCAGGGAGAAAATACGTGGGGCATCTTTATCCAACCTGTTTCTTTCTTTATCTTTTTTGTTGCATCGGTTGCAGAGTCTAAACGAATTCCCTTTGACCTTCCCGAAGCGGAGAGCGAGCTTGTATCTGGATATTTTACAGAATATTCGGGAATGAAATTCGGCATGTTTTACTTTGCTGAATATATGGAAATCGTCACGAGTTCCATGCTGTTGGTGGCTATTTTTCTAGGGGGCTGGCAGCTACCGTTCCTTCATCCGGACGGTGTGACCATCTCTTTTGGGAACTCTGTGTGGTTCCATCGGGAGCTGCCTCACCTCTGTGTGATTGTGTTGGGTGTGGTTGCCTTCTTCGTTAAAGTGCTCGCGGTCTGTTGGATGCAGGCTTTTATCCGCTGGAGCCTTCCGCGGTTTCGCTATGATCAGCTGATGAAACTGTGTTGGAAAAGACTCCTCCCTATCTCGTTAGCGAATATTTTCGTGACAGGAGTTCTCTATTTCCTCGTCCAAGCGGGTGGGGATGCTTGTGCCTCCTTTTTAAAGCTTGTTGCTGATTGGAGCCAAGCGGCCATTGTGCTAGGAGTATGGATTGCTTTTGTGGAAGCATTCATTGGATTTTTCAAGCCCAAAAAGAAATCGGAATGGAATCCAATGGGTTCTTCTGCACGACAGGTGGCTGCTTTAGGGGGTCTCCTCAATCGTTAA
- a CDS encoding TIGR02757 family protein — protein sequence MGSEWTHQELLLFQQTLEKVRARYEQRERILLDPVHFVHNYPDRENQELVALLASTVAFGQVKSIRNSIENLLKRLRPSPAQIAERETELFARVEGWKHRLFKGEDLARLLGGARKVQQQYGSLGAYVERQFKETHSIRESLARFCDTVRKEGGLLLPVSKGRKREQKAMGKGSGHQRGRRGPLHLLPDVRANGGAKRLLLFLKWMVRPSNGIDLGLWNLPTSHLLVPVDVHIRRLARNLGLTQRKTASWKTTEEISAGLARLDPDDPTKYDFALCHLGMLQQCPSRRDEVRCRGCGVLPLCIHWRREEKGRLFP from the coding sequence ATGGGAAGTGAATGGACTCACCAAGAGCTCCTTTTGTTTCAACAAACACTTGAAAAAGTGAGAGCTCGTTACGAGCAAAGGGAACGAATTCTGCTCGATCCAGTTCATTTTGTTCACAATTATCCTGATCGAGAAAATCAAGAGTTGGTTGCTCTTCTTGCTTCTACGGTTGCTTTTGGGCAGGTGAAGTCAATTCGAAATAGCATTGAGAATTTACTTAAACGTTTAAGACCTTCTCCAGCGCAGATAGCTGAGCGAGAGACAGAGCTATTTGCTCGCGTAGAAGGATGGAAACATCGTCTCTTTAAAGGGGAAGACCTCGCACGCCTTCTAGGAGGAGCTCGTAAAGTGCAGCAGCAGTACGGTTCTCTGGGGGCTTATGTCGAACGCCAATTTAAAGAAACCCATTCAATTCGTGAATCGCTCGCTCGGTTTTGCGATACCGTTCGCAAAGAGGGAGGATTGCTTCTTCCTGTTAGCAAAGGGAGGAAGAGGGAACAAAAAGCTATGGGCAAAGGGAGTGGACACCAAAGGGGCAGGCGGGGCCCTTTGCATCTGCTCCCTGATGTTCGCGCGAATGGAGGAGCAAAACGGTTGCTTCTGTTTCTCAAGTGGATGGTTCGCCCTTCTAATGGGATCGATCTTGGGCTATGGAACCTACCGACTTCTCATCTTTTGGTTCCTGTTGATGTTCATATTCGCAGACTTGCACGAAATTTGGGCCTTACACAAAGAAAAACCGCGTCATGGAAGACTACAGAGGAAATCTCTGCTGGTCTTGCACGCCTCGATCCCGATGACCCCACAAAATATGATTTTGCTCTTTGTCATTTAGGGATGCTTCAGCAATGCCCCTCCCGTCGCGATGAAGTGCGATGTCGGGGGTGCGGTGTTCTGCCTCTGTGCATTCATTGGCGGCGAGAAGAGAAAGGCCGGTTGTTTCCTTGA
- a CDS encoding NuoI/complex I 23 kDa subunit family protein, whose translation MNVTFPKKSSPDPKVKVVSSPAKTLEIRAYLPEVIKGIGVSMKHFFHNIKDMVRAQRPDPVKEGLEDGIVTISYPEQKRPYPERFRGVHRLTTREDGSVRCVACLCCSTACPAQCIFIEAGEYLEGDPRRGYERYPVRFVIDELRCIFCGYCVEACPCDAIRMDTGIHPAPYDSRDQFIYSKDLLLSFTNTRGETKTQNPRHEPGDPTYPGIDREQTDHE comes from the coding sequence ATGAATGTTACCTTTCCGAAAAAGTCTTCTCCTGACCCGAAAGTGAAAGTGGTCTCTTCTCCTGCTAAGACGTTAGAGATTCGGGCATATCTTCCAGAAGTAATCAAAGGGATAGGGGTCTCGATGAAGCACTTCTTTCATAACATTAAGGATATGGTGCGCGCACAACGTCCTGATCCTGTGAAGGAGGGTTTAGAGGATGGCATTGTAACGATCTCCTATCCAGAACAGAAGCGCCCCTATCCGGAACGCTTTCGAGGGGTGCATCGCCTAACTACCCGTGAAGATGGGAGCGTTCGGTGTGTTGCATGTCTTTGTTGCTCCACTGCCTGTCCGGCACAGTGCATCTTTATCGAGGCGGGAGAATATCTTGAGGGGGATCCGCGGCGGGGATATGAGCGCTATCCTGTTCGGTTTGTCATTGATGAATTGCGCTGTATCTTTTGCGGGTATTGTGTGGAAGCATGTCCCTGTGATGCCATTCGAATGGATACAGGGATCCATCCAGCCCCCTACGATTCTCGCGATCAATTTATCTATTCCAAAGATCTACTTTTAAGTTTTACCAATACTCGAGGAGAAACCAAAACGCAGAATCCTCGTCACGAGCCAGGAGATCCTACTTATCCCGGGATCGATCGAGAGCAGACAGATCATGAATGA